The proteins below come from a single Stomoxys calcitrans chromosome 1, idStoCalc2.1, whole genome shotgun sequence genomic window:
- the LOC131998533 gene encoding uncharacterized protein LOC131998533 isoform X1, whose amino-acid sequence MKRKSSVNSTQPCRRSLRLSQKPYRSYKYLINGHNPKSLANIEQLAVNIKSSMAKINISPQTIFSSSPELEGNQNSNANSTTTDQELCHSFFYKKGTEIKQDGERVEQVIEVQPHTSVGKKHKRVDPIICSPAKKIKCEIEDELRVVAQNYENVIDFQIPSQLSQDSCFDTNNKQNMTQRTMGSKSNAKSKDNYYFKHNITKRPIVHFGANSVLHLPHGKQMLYQEHRLDDVPFDLSVKKSRELMRETSITNNSTLKNSSNISVENTPKIINVDEVKLQIHSHMMGKTEAAQGGNKQVSLEKVSGKNQFSKNALDGSKESKKTCKLDAEVVADKELVVKAKKDILSKSKPQQQDISTKKKSTKAKRKQSKHSKRKHSRKAPRKTEF is encoded by the exons atgaaGCGAAAAT CATCTGTGAATTCGACCCAACCCTGTCGTAGATCTTTACGCTTGTCCCAGAAGCCGTATCGATCatacaaatatttaattaatggACATAATCCGAAAAGTTTAGCAAATATCGAACAACTGGCTGTTAATATTAAATCCAGTATGGCCAAGATTAACATTTCGCCACAAACGATTTTTTCTTCATCCCCTGAGTTAGAAGGAAAtcaaaattcaaatgcaaactcAACGACGACAGACCAAGAGCTTTGTCattcttttttctataaaaaaggaaCTGAAATTAAGCAAGATGGTGAACGCGTAGAACAAGTCATAGAAGTGCAACCGCATACAAGTGTTGGTAAGAAACATAAACGTGTTGATCCAATTATATGCAGTccagctaaaaaaatcaaatgtgagATAGAAGATGAATTGCGTGTTGTGgcccaaaattatgaaaatgtcATTGATTTTCAAATTCCAAGTCAATTAAGCCAAGATAGTTGTTTTGATACAAACAACAAACAGAATATGACTCAAAGAACAATGGGGTCCAAGTCCAATGCAAAATCCAAAGACAACTATTATTTCAAG CATAACATAACAAAACGTCCAATTGTGCACTTTGGTGCAAATTCTGTGCTGCATTTGCCCCATGGAAAACAGATGCTTTACCAAGAGCATCGCCTAGATGACGTACCTTTTGATTTATCTGTTAAGAAATCTAGAGAGTTAATGAGAGAAACGTCAATAACTAACAATTCCACCTTGAAAAATAGCAGTAATATATCGGTAGAAAACACGCCAAAGATAATTAATGTTGATGAAGTCAAATTACAAATCCATTCGCACATGATGGGCAAAACGGAAGCAGCACAAGGTG gtAACAAGCAGGTTTCATTAGAAAAAGTTTCTGGCAAAAACCAGTTTAG CAAGAACGCCTTGGACGGATCTAAGGAATCTAAGAAAACATGCAAGTTGGATGCTGAAGTAGTCGCAGATAAGGAACTCGTGGTTAAAGCTAAAAAAGATATTCTGTCCAAGTCAAA ACCACAGCAGCAGGATATTTCGACAAAAAAGAAGTCTACAAAAGCCAAACGGAAACAATCAAAACATTCTAAGCGTAAACATTCACGAAAGGCTCCCAGAAAAACAGAATTCTGA
- the LOC131998533 gene encoding uncharacterized protein LOC131998533 isoform X3, with amino-acid sequence MAKINISPQTIFSSSPELEGNQNSNANSTTTDQELCHSFFYKKGTEIKQDGERVEQVIEVQPHTSVGKKHKRVDPIICSPAKKIKCEIEDELRVVAQNYENVIDFQIPSQLSQDSCFDTNNKQNMTQRTMGSKSNAKSKDNYYFKHNITKRPIVHFGANSVLHLPHGKQMLYQEHRLDDVPFDLSVKKSRELMRETSITNNSTLKNSSNISVENTPKIINVDEVKLQIHSHMMGKTEAAQGGNKQVSLEKVSGKNQFSKNALDGSKESKKTCKLDAEVVADKELVVKAKKDILSKSKPQQQDISTKKKSTKAKRKQSKHSKRKHSRKAPRKTEF; translated from the exons ATGGCCAAGATTAACATTTCGCCACAAACGATTTTTTCTTCATCCCCTGAGTTAGAAGGAAAtcaaaattcaaatgcaaactcAACGACGACAGACCAAGAGCTTTGTCattcttttttctataaaaaaggaaCTGAAATTAAGCAAGATGGTGAACGCGTAGAACAAGTCATAGAAGTGCAACCGCATACAAGTGTTGGTAAGAAACATAAACGTGTTGATCCAATTATATGCAGTccagctaaaaaaatcaaatgtgagATAGAAGATGAATTGCGTGTTGTGgcccaaaattatgaaaatgtcATTGATTTTCAAATTCCAAGTCAATTAAGCCAAGATAGTTGTTTTGATACAAACAACAAACAGAATATGACTCAAAGAACAATGGGGTCCAAGTCCAATGCAAAATCCAAAGACAACTATTATTTCAAG CATAACATAACAAAACGTCCAATTGTGCACTTTGGTGCAAATTCTGTGCTGCATTTGCCCCATGGAAAACAGATGCTTTACCAAGAGCATCGCCTAGATGACGTACCTTTTGATTTATCTGTTAAGAAATCTAGAGAGTTAATGAGAGAAACGTCAATAACTAACAATTCCACCTTGAAAAATAGCAGTAATATATCGGTAGAAAACACGCCAAAGATAATTAATGTTGATGAAGTCAAATTACAAATCCATTCGCACATGATGGGCAAAACGGAAGCAGCACAAGGTG gtAACAAGCAGGTTTCATTAGAAAAAGTTTCTGGCAAAAACCAGTTTAG CAAGAACGCCTTGGACGGATCTAAGGAATCTAAGAAAACATGCAAGTTGGATGCTGAAGTAGTCGCAGATAAGGAACTCGTGGTTAAAGCTAAAAAAGATATTCTGTCCAAGTCAAA ACCACAGCAGCAGGATATTTCGACAAAAAAGAAGTCTACAAAAGCCAAACGGAAACAATCAAAACATTCTAAGCGTAAACATTCACGAAAGGCTCCCAGAAAAACAGAATTCTGA
- the LOC131998533 gene encoding uncharacterized protein LOC131998533 isoform X2, translated as MKRKSSVNSTQPCRRSLRLSQKPYRSYKYLINGHNPKSLANIEQLAVNIKSSMAKINISPQTIFSSSPELEGNQNSNANSTTTDQELCHSFFYKKGTEIKQDGERVEQVIEVQPHTSVEDELRVVAQNYENVIDFQIPSQLSQDSCFDTNNKQNMTQRTMGSKSNAKSKDNYYFKHNITKRPIVHFGANSVLHLPHGKQMLYQEHRLDDVPFDLSVKKSRELMRETSITNNSTLKNSSNISVENTPKIINVDEVKLQIHSHMMGKTEAAQGGNKQVSLEKVSGKNQFSKNALDGSKESKKTCKLDAEVVADKELVVKAKKDILSKSKPQQQDISTKKKSTKAKRKQSKHSKRKHSRKAPRKTEF; from the exons atgaaGCGAAAAT CATCTGTGAATTCGACCCAACCCTGTCGTAGATCTTTACGCTTGTCCCAGAAGCCGTATCGATCatacaaatatttaattaatggACATAATCCGAAAAGTTTAGCAAATATCGAACAACTGGCTGTTAATATTAAATCCAGTATGGCCAAGATTAACATTTCGCCACAAACGATTTTTTCTTCATCCCCTGAGTTAGAAGGAAAtcaaaattcaaatgcaaactcAACGACGACAGACCAAGAGCTTTGTCattcttttttctataaaaaaggaaCTGAAATTAAGCAAGATGGTGAACGCGTAGAACAAGTCATAGAAGTGCAACCGCATACAAGTGTTG AAGATGAATTGCGTGTTGTGgcccaaaattatgaaaatgtcATTGATTTTCAAATTCCAAGTCAATTAAGCCAAGATAGTTGTTTTGATACAAACAACAAACAGAATATGACTCAAAGAACAATGGGGTCCAAGTCCAATGCAAAATCCAAAGACAACTATTATTTCAAG CATAACATAACAAAACGTCCAATTGTGCACTTTGGTGCAAATTCTGTGCTGCATTTGCCCCATGGAAAACAGATGCTTTACCAAGAGCATCGCCTAGATGACGTACCTTTTGATTTATCTGTTAAGAAATCTAGAGAGTTAATGAGAGAAACGTCAATAACTAACAATTCCACCTTGAAAAATAGCAGTAATATATCGGTAGAAAACACGCCAAAGATAATTAATGTTGATGAAGTCAAATTACAAATCCATTCGCACATGATGGGCAAAACGGAAGCAGCACAAGGTG gtAACAAGCAGGTTTCATTAGAAAAAGTTTCTGGCAAAAACCAGTTTAG CAAGAACGCCTTGGACGGATCTAAGGAATCTAAGAAAACATGCAAGTTGGATGCTGAAGTAGTCGCAGATAAGGAACTCGTGGTTAAAGCTAAAAAAGATATTCTGTCCAAGTCAAA ACCACAGCAGCAGGATATTTCGACAAAAAAGAAGTCTACAAAAGCCAAACGGAAACAATCAAAACATTCTAAGCGTAAACATTCACGAAAGGCTCCCAGAAAAACAGAATTCTGA
- the LOC106095237 gene encoding coiled-coil domain-containing protein 22 homolog, which translates to MDEVDKIIVYSLRQIGCKLETYDNEIFGLEHFSPDLLVKSVSRCLREIKPDALLPSSLPESMNMAQRFTIASTLAEVVLSCGYRGDIGYQTFLYPSVVSIRRLFMFLIEQLPKVHDSSQSSDGTKERNEYSQFMKEIKRKISMELNSPWVPQYCRGIANRKTNGGSSLTIDFLPQLNLHIPHCIEGGVVSLKEVSYQVPSIFQQTSAVEYDLVSSVLHRSAIDLYDSRQSPEVIRLTGNRVSTLAASIKPLHAEQLSESESIEQRKVTTPLQSLLLEVESLKSKNDWCIRERQQCNNELTQLRQKRCNIEAFIGTIKQGVKIHERTCVILENPTDNIRKLEALIDKTRERRQAVENQWQLHREPAIKRIDELQKLRQTINLQNIQELREAIHKSERSLREKTNVHAQLADELKRSSINVAPRKEYTKRIYEFIGNIRKQRNDIHKILDDTRDLQKQLNSVSDQLQRQFNYTDDLLFQSAKLHVHAKNAYKLLASLHASCNEICDMVSQTGQTTKEIRDFEVQIDRERMNKVDASLAKITKDIQQFQIAKKEMRSANQLDNKILSN; encoded by the coding sequence ATGGACGAGGTTGATAAAATTATCGTGTATTCACTGAGGCAAATTGGTTGCAAATTAGAAACATATGACAATGAAATATTCGGGCTtgaacatttttcaccggatcttCTTGTTAAATCCGTCTCAAGATGTCTTCGGGAAATAAAGCCGGATGCCCTATTACCTTCGTCTCTTCCAGAGAGCATGAACATGGCACAAAGATTTACAATTGCCTCAACATTAGCAGAAGTTGTACTGTCCTGTGGATACCGGGGTGATATTGGATATCAGACTTTCCTGTATCCCAGTGTAGTGTCAATTAGAAGATTGTTTATGTTCCTTATAGAACAATTGCCCAAAGTACATGATAGTTCCCAAAGCAGTGATGGTACCAAGGAACGAAATGAGTATTCACAATTTATGAAGGAGATCAAACGAAAGATTTCAATGGAATTGAATTCTCCATGGGTTCCTCAGTATTGCAGGGGCATAGCCAACCGAAAAACAAATGGCGGTAGTAGTCTTACAATTGATTTCCTCCCACAATTGAATTTGCACATTCCTCATTGTATCGAAGGCGGTGTAGTATCGTTGAAGGAAGTTTCCTATCAGGTTCCGAGTATATTTCAACAAACTTCAGCCGTCGAGTACGATTTAGTAAGTTCTGTGCTACATAGAAGTGCAATAGATTTATACGATTCAAGACAATCTCCTGAGGTTATTCGATTGACTGGAAACAGGGTGAGCACTTTAGCTGCGTCGATTAAACCTTTACATGCGGAACAGTTGTCCGAATCCGAATCTATTGAACAGAGGAAAGTAACAACACCATTACAAAGCTTGTTACTGGAAGTTGAGTCTTTAAAATCCAAAAATGATTGGTGTATTAGAGAAAGACAGCAGTGCAATAACGAACTCACCCAACTTAGACAAAAGCGttgcaacattgaagcattcatCGGGACTATAAAACAAGGCGTAAAAATACATGAGCGGACTTGTGTTATTTTAGAAAACCCGACAGATAATATTAGAAAGCTTGAAGCATTAATAGACAAAACAAGAGAAAGACGACAAGCGGTTGAGAATCAATGGCAATTGCATCGTGAGCcggcaataaaaaggattgACGAACTACAAAAATTAAGACAAACAATAAATCTGCAAAACATTCAAGAATTAAGGGAAGCTATACATAAATCTGAAAGAAGCTTGCGAGAAAAAACAAACGTACACGCCCAATTGGCTGACGAACTGAAACGTAGCTCTATAAATGTGGCTCCACGCAAGGAGTACACGAAACGTATTTATGAGTTTATTGGAAATATTCGTAAGCAACGGAATGACATACACAAAATTCTCGATGATACTCGCGACTTGCAGAAGCAGTTGAATTCAGTCTCAGATCAGCTACAACGTCAATTTAATTATACCGATGATCTGCTTTTTCAGAGTGCCAAGTTACACGTGCATGCAAAAAACGCTTATAAATTACTCGCTTCCTTACATGCTTCGTGCAATGAAATATGCGATATGGTTTCACAAACAGGGCAAACGACAAAAGAAATCAGAGACTTTGAGGTTCAAATTGATCGCGAGCGCATGAATAAGGTCGACGCAAGTTTggcaaaaataacaaaagatATTCAACAATTTCAGATTGCCAAAAAAGAAATGCGATCTGCAAACCAACTTGATAACAAAATACTCAGCAATTAA
- the LOC131997147 gene encoding uncharacterized protein LOC131997147: MALNRLYSVERKMAKDSEYKMEYCDKIADYVKKGYCRKLSDEEKSIMRERTFYLPHFGVINPNKKGIRLVFDAAAEVMNFSLNKALLPGPDINNSLISILFKFRESPIAVCGDIQEMFHQIAIARKDQDSQRFLWRDGNPDQPVDTYVMERLIFGATCSPTIAQYVKNKNATKYIEKSPRAVHGIIERHYVDDYVDCFETEDEALNVVREVVRIHKSGGFHLRNIISNSERVAILCGNNPGNGENSGNFLFGDSIERVLGIHWAPKTDDFCFHLRLAKVDKNILNFTKVPTKREMLGLNMSVYDPYGFLCDFMVTSKVLMQKVWKCGVSWDEQLPSEIYSQWKYWLEQLSRLVEFKIPRCYAGGFSSSNVDLHVFVDASEEAMAVVAYWRVVSVSGVKVMFVMGKTSCAPTRYHTIPKLELQAAVMGVRMKEAILKNHLCCVNNVFFWSDSFTVIQWIRSDHRKYKQYVANRVAEILDGSSIEQWRWCPGNENTADEGTRSKLFKPYEPEGRWKNGPTFLRKAESYWPSEVHNQMKKDESGSELRSKHRVLVAQKVCWCIPNIDNFSNYRRLKRAMAWVFRYVQNMRRKIKGEALFLCDLSLEEEENAVSYLCRHVQHQQYEDELEDLKKQHSVSQSSQLLSLNPFVGQDGLIRASGRIQNAAFLNLEARQPIILPKNHRFTRLLVEFYHKKFLHINTATAMSEIRQKYWVPSLRQLLNSIQSHCSACKLRRARPRQPQMSALPMERVTPYVRAFTYTGLDYFGPVSVGIRRQREKRWVALFTCFTTRAIHLEIATDLSSDACLMCIRNFINRRGVPVSIRSDNGTNFVGIAKELQGIDMFLDTNSLSSGLTALGIKWIFNTPLNPSEGGVWERLVQSVKKALYIMLKEQAPKLETLQSFLIEAENIINSRPLTHLPVTPEDPEPLTPNHFLLGCTNSTQTPAPYEPRLMCLRKQWRVVQNLKNGMWHQWLREYLPELTRRTKWCLPSQPLDVGCLVFICDPDLPRSQWKRGRVIELHRGKDGVARSAEVRTDVGVYRRPVSKLAILDVEDSAGEGEASPSGSVHGGGDVV, translated from the coding sequence ATGGCTTTGAATCGTTTGTACTCTGTGGAACGTAAGATGGCAAAAGACAGTGAGTATAAAATGGAATATTGCGATAAAATAGCAGATTATGTTAAAAAAGGATATTGCCGTAAATTATCGGATGAAGAAAAATCTATAATGCGCGAACGGACCTTTTATTTGCCCCATTTTGGTgtaataaatccaaataaaaaaggaattcGGCTGGTTTTTGATGCGGCGGCCGAGGTTATGAACTTCTCATTAAACAAAGCCTTACTTCCTGGCCCTGACATTAATAACTCATTAATTtcaattctttttaaatttagaGAATCCCCCATTGCTGTATGTGGCGACATACAAGAGATGTTTCACCAGATCGCCATTGCCAGGAAAGACCAAGATAGCCAAAGATTTCTGTGGAGAGATGGCAATCCTGATCAGCCTGTGGACACTTATGTTATGGAAAGGCTTATTTTTGGAGCCACCTGTTCACCAACCATTGCCCAATATGTCAAGAATAAAAATGCGACAAAATACATCGAAAAGTCACCAAGAGCCGTCCATGGTATCATCGAACGTCATTATGTGGATGATTATGTCGATTGTTTCGAAACTGAAGATGAAGCCCTTAATGTTGTTCGCGAAGTGGTAAGGATCCATAAATCCGGTGGTTTCCATCTTCGCAACATAATATCCAACAGTGAACGAGTGGCAATACTATGTGGTAATAATCCTGGCAATGGCGAGAACAGTGGCAACTTTCTTTTTGGTGACAGCATAGAACGGGTACTCGGTATTCATTGGGCACCAAAGACagatgatttttgttttcatttgcgTTTGGCCAAAGtggacaaaaatatattaaattttacaaaggtGCCAACAAAAAGGGAGATGCTCGGCCTAAATATGTCCGTATACGACCCATACGGATTCTTGTGCGACTTTATGGTGACGTCAAAGGTGCTAATGCAGAAGGTCTGGAAATGTGGGGTAAGTTGGGACGAGCAATTGCCGTCAGAAATTTATAGCCAGTGGAAGTACTGGTTGGAGCAGTTATCGAGATTGGTGGAATTTAAGATTCCAAGATGTTACGCCGGTGGTTTTAGCAGCAGCAATGTTGATCTACATGTCTTTGTGGATGCAAGCGAAGAGGCTATGGCAGTTGTGGCATATTGGAGAGTGGTAAGTGTCAGTGGTGTTAAAGTGATGTTTGTAATGGGCAAAACAAGCTGTGCCCCGACACGGTATCACACAATACCAAAACTGGAATTGCAAGCTGCTGTAATGGGCGTTCGAATGAAAGAGGCCATATTAAAAAACCATTTGTGCTGTGTTAATAATGTTTTCTTTTGGTCAGATTCTTTTACGGTGATACAGTGGATTCGGTCAGATCACCGAAAATACAAGCAATATGTGGCAAATCGTGTGGCTGAGATATTGGACGGCAGCAGCATTGAACAATGGAGGTGGTGCCCTGGTAACGAGAACACTGCAGACGAAGGAACTCGCTCAAAACTGTTCAAGCCATATGAACCCGAAGGACGTTGGAAAAATGGACCAACGTTTTTGCGGAAGGCGGAATCGTATTGGCCGAGTGAGGTGCACAATCAAATGAAAAAGGATGAAAGTGGCTCAGAACTGCGATCCAAGCACAGAGTTCTGGTGGCTCAGAAGGTATGTTGGTGCATTCCAAATATTGATAATTTTTCCAATTACAGAAGGCTGAAACGGGCCATGGCATGGGTGTTCCGGTATGTGCAAAACATGAGGCGTAAAATCAAAGGTGAGGCGTTGTTCTTGTGTGATCTGTCGCTGGAAGAAGAAGAGAATGCCGTGTCTTATCTGTGCCGTCATGTGCAACATCAACAATACGAAGACGAACTTGAGGACCTGAAAAAACAACACTCAGTGAGCCAAAGCAGCCAATTATTGTCGCTGAATCCCTTTGTTGGCCAAGATGGCTTAATTCGTGCGTCTGGGAGAATCCAAAATGCTGCCTTTTTGAATCTGGAAGCCAGGCAGCCCATAATTTTGCCGAAAAATCATCGGTTCACCAGGTTATTGGTGGAATTCTACCACAAAAAGTTCCTGCACATCAACACTGCCACTGCTATGAGCGAAATACGTCAAAAGTACTGGGTGCCATCACTGCGTCAACTATTAAACAGCATCCAGAGCCACTGTTCCGCCTGCAAACTTCGTCGAGCCAGGCCACGTCAACCCCAGATGTCTGCCTTACCGATGGAGAGGGTGACCCCATACGTTCGAGCCTTCACATACACAGGACTTGATTATTTTGGCCCAGTAAGTGTTGGAATCCGCCGTCAACGTGAGAAAAGGTGGGTTGCTCTTTTTACCTGTTTTACAACCCGTGCCATCCACCTGGAGATTGCCACAGACCTATCCAGCGATGCTTGCCTGATGTGTATCCGCAACTTCATTAATAGAAGAGGTGTCCCTGTATCCATAAGAAGCGACAACGGGACCAATTTTGTTGGCATAGCAAAGGAATTACAAGGTATTGATATGTTTTTGGATACTAATAGTCTCTCTTCAGGTTTGACGGCACTGGGCATCAAATGGATATTCAACACTCCGTTGAATCCAAGTGAAGGCGGCGTATGGGAACGGCTTGTGCAGTCCGTGAAGAAGGCATTGTACATCATGTTGAAGGAGCAGGCTCCAAAGCTCGAAACGCTCCAATCGTTTCTAATCGAAGCAGAGAACATCATCAATTCGAGACCCTTGACTCATCTACCTGTGACTCCCGAAGACCCGGAACCATTGACCCCGAATCATTTTCTGCTTGGGTGCACTAATTCAACCCAAACTCCGGCACCATATGAGCCCAGATTGATGTGTCTTCGAAAGCAGTGGCGTGTGGTGCAGAACTTAAAGAACGGCATGTGGCATCAATGGCTACGTGAATATCTTCCTGAGCTGACGAGAAGGACGAAATGGTGTTTGCCATCACAACCGTTGGACGTGGGCtgccttgtttttatttgtgacCCAGATCTTCCAAGAAGCCAATGGAAAAGAGGGCGTGTCATCGAGCTCCATCGCGGCAAAGATGGTGTAGCACGTTCAGCCGAAGTGCGCACAGATGTGGGTGTCTACCGCCGTCCTGTTTCCAAGTTGGCCATACTAGACGTTGAAGACTCTGCTGGTGAAGGTGAAGCCTCCCCCTCTGGGTCAGTTCACGGGGGTGGGGATGTCGTTTGA